A region of Desulfocurvus vexinensis DSM 17965 DNA encodes the following proteins:
- the cas5c gene encoding type I-C CRISPR-associated protein Cas5c translates to MSYGVSLKVWGEYACFTRPEFKSERVSYDVITPSAARGLLEAIYWKPAIAWVVDRIRVLNSICFDTVRRNEVGHKLPLGNVTKAMRDGVSPVEIVVEEARQQRATLLLRDVCYVIEAHFEPRDKDGENSAKHRDIFLRRAAKGQCFHGPYLGCREFPACFEPLDGAPPQPDDALRGSRDLGWMLHDLVYGQDGEREARFFRARMNDGVIEVPPLESAEVRA, encoded by the coding sequence ATGTCCTACGGCGTGAGCCTCAAGGTCTGGGGGGAGTATGCCTGCTTCACCCGGCCCGAGTTCAAATCCGAGCGCGTGAGCTACGACGTGATCACGCCCTCGGCGGCGCGCGGGCTGCTGGAGGCTATCTACTGGAAGCCAGCCATCGCCTGGGTGGTGGACCGCATCCGCGTCCTGAATTCCATCTGCTTCGACACCGTGCGGCGCAACGAGGTCGGGCACAAGCTGCCCCTGGGCAACGTGACCAAGGCCATGCGCGACGGCGTGAGTCCGGTGGAAATCGTCGTGGAGGAGGCGCGCCAGCAGCGGGCCACCCTGTTGCTGCGCGATGTGTGCTACGTCATCGAAGCCCACTTCGAGCCGCGCGACAAGGACGGGGAGAACAGCGCCAAGCACCGCGACATCTTCCTGCGCCGTGCGGCCAAGGGCCAGTGCTTCCACGGGCCGTACCTGGGCTGCCGCGAATTTCCGGCCTGCTTTGAACCCCTGGATGGTGCGCCCCCGCAGCCCGACGACGCCCTGCGCGGCTCGCGCGACCTGGGCTGGATGCTGCACGACTTGGTCTACGGCCAGGACGGCGAGCGCGAGGCCCGCTTCTTTCGCGCGCGCATGAACGATGGCGTCATAGAGGTGCCGCCCCTGGAGTCGGCGGAGGTGCGCGCATGA
- a CDS encoding CRISPR-associated endonuclease Cas3'' — protein MHYAHTLANRPESEWEPLEAHLRAVAERAGAFAAAFGAQPWGEAAALLHDIGKAGAGVQEYLRASAAGRGPRRGPDHSSAGAVLAERHGPNVLGKLLAYVVAGHHSGLPDGVNDLPRRLHKPVPPGVALPPELEAVLPGLPGLPLRLRRKAAGFQLMFFTRMLFSCLVDADSLATEAFTSPDRAAWRCGYPPLADLRQRLAAHMTRLAAAAAPTAVNALRAEVLAACRERAALAPGLFSLTVPTGGGKTLASLAFALDHALAHGLRRIIYVIPYTSIIEQSAAVFRKALGDPESVQAPGPGAVLEHHSNFEWPDEADEGQDTRRARLAVENWDAPVVVTTNVQFFESLFASRRSACRKLHNIARSVVVLDEAQMLPTEQLRPCLEALRELCANYGASVVLCTATQPALNKGELPDGLDGVREIAPDPEGLYARLRRTRVTDLGPLDDTALAARLAGHDRVLCILNTRAQARLVYTLLAGQRDGDGAGGPAGEDGLFHLSASMCPAHRSWQLARIRQRLRDRLPCRVVSTQLVEAGVDLDFPVVYRAMAGLDSLAQAAGRCNREGGLPCGEVFVFTPEGRLTPRDRLPPFLIRPVDATRTTLRQHGADPLALAATRAYFQELYWREGEWLDSKGLMARIEEGAGGQSFPFPGIAKDLKLIEEYSVPVVVPWDDSAREAVAALEYAEFPARLLRRLQRYTVALPPRARDALLAAGAARLVTPECAVLENMRLYRDDLGLCPDDPAVWDAGELVL, from the coding sequence ATGCACTACGCCCATACTCTTGCGAACAGGCCCGAGTCGGAATGGGAACCCCTGGAAGCCCACCTGCGCGCCGTGGCGGAGCGCGCCGGGGCGTTCGCCGCCGCCTTCGGGGCCCAGCCCTGGGGCGAGGCCGCCGCGCTGCTGCACGACATCGGCAAGGCCGGGGCCGGGGTGCAGGAGTACCTGCGGGCCAGCGCCGCCGGGCGCGGCCCCAGGCGTGGGCCGGACCACTCCTCCGCCGGGGCGGTGCTGGCTGAGCGCCATGGCCCCAACGTCCTGGGCAAGCTGCTGGCCTATGTGGTCGCCGGGCACCACAGCGGCCTGCCCGATGGCGTGAACGACCTGCCCCGGCGGCTGCACAAGCCCGTCCCCCCGGGTGTCGCCCTGCCGCCGGAGCTGGAGGCTGTGCTCCCCGGCCTGCCGGGGCTGCCGTTGCGCCTGCGCAGAAAGGCCGCCGGGTTTCAGCTCATGTTTTTCACGCGGATGCTGTTTTCCTGCCTGGTGGATGCCGACTCGTTGGCCACCGAAGCGTTCACCTCCCCGGACCGGGCCGCGTGGCGCTGCGGCTACCCGCCCCTGGCGGACCTGCGCCAGCGGCTGGCCGCACACATGACCAGGCTGGCCGCTGCGGCAGCGCCCACGGCGGTGAACGCCCTGCGGGCCGAGGTCCTGGCGGCCTGCCGGGAGCGGGCTGCGCTGGCCCCGGGGCTGTTCTCGCTCACCGTGCCTACCGGCGGCGGCAAGACCTTGGCTTCCCTGGCCTTCGCTCTGGACCATGCCCTGGCCCACGGCCTGCGCCGTATCATTTACGTCATCCCCTACACCAGTATCATCGAGCAGAGCGCAGCGGTGTTCCGCAAGGCCCTGGGCGACCCGGAATCGGTGCAGGCGCCGGGGCCCGGGGCCGTGCTGGAGCACCACTCCAACTTCGAATGGCCTGACGAGGCCGACGAGGGCCAGGACACCCGCCGCGCCCGGCTGGCCGTGGAGAACTGGGACGCGCCCGTGGTCGTCACCACCAACGTGCAGTTCTTCGAGTCCTTGTTCGCGTCCAGGCGTTCGGCCTGCCGCAAGCTGCACAACATCGCCCGTTCGGTGGTGGTTCTGGACGAGGCCCAGATGCTGCCCACGGAGCAGCTGCGGCCCTGCCTGGAAGCCCTGCGCGAACTGTGCGCCAACTACGGCGCCAGCGTGGTGCTCTGCACGGCCACCCAGCCCGCCCTGAACAAGGGGGAGCTGCCGGACGGCCTGGACGGGGTGCGCGAGATCGCCCCGGACCCCGAGGGGCTGTACGCCCGGCTGCGGCGCACGCGGGTGACGGACCTGGGGCCCCTGGACGATACGGCCCTGGCCGCCCGTCTGGCGGGTCACGACCGGGTGTTGTGCATCCTGAACACCCGGGCCCAGGCCCGGCTGGTCTACACGCTCCTGGCCGGGCAGCGGGACGGGGACGGCGCCGGGGGGCCCGCCGGGGAAGACGGGCTTTTCCACCTCTCGGCCAGCATGTGCCCGGCGCACCGTTCCTGGCAGTTGGCGCGCATCCGCCAGCGGCTACGGGACCGTCTGCCGTGCCGGGTTGTCTCGACCCAGCTGGTGGAAGCCGGGGTCGATCTGGACTTTCCCGTGGTCTATCGCGCCATGGCCGGGCTGGATTCCCTGGCCCAGGCCGCCGGGCGCTGCAACCGTGAGGGAGGGTTGCCCTGCGGCGAGGTCTTTGTCTTCACGCCCGAGGGTCGGCTCACGCCCCGGGATCGGCTGCCGCCCTTCCTGATCCGGCCCGTGGACGCGACACGGACCACCTTGCGCCAGCATGGCGCGGACCCGCTGGCCCTGGCCGCCACGCGGGCCTATTTCCAGGAGCTTTACTGGCGCGAGGGCGAGTGGCTGGACAGCAAGGGGCTCATGGCGCGCATCGAGGAGGGGGCCGGAGGCCAGAGCTTTCCGTTCCCCGGGATTGCAAAGGACTTGAAGCTCATTGAGGAGTATTCAGTCCCCGTTGTGGTCCCCTGGGACGACTCCGCGCGCGAGGCGGTGGCGGCCCTGGAGTACGCCGAGTTCCCGGCCCGGCTGCTGCGCCGCCTGCAACGCTACACCGTGGCCCTGCCACCCCGGGCGCGCGACGCGCTGCTGGCCGCAGGCGCGGCCCGGCTGGTGACCCCGGAGTGCGCCGTGCTGGAAAACATGCGCCTGTACCGCGATGATCTGGGCCTGTGCCCGGACGATCCGGCGGTCTGGGATGCGGGGGAGTTGGTTCTTTAA